In a genomic window of Pseudorasbora parva isolate DD20220531a chromosome 24, ASM2467924v1, whole genome shotgun sequence:
- the timm21 gene encoding mitochondrial import inner membrane translocase subunit Tim21-like yields MMYYFFRNGRTMNRVQHILKRVCVRLPQQIPALQTQTNLCAGSIWTLYHTRSVYTGVRFCSKSDRQKDTDHVSVSRSAYTPPSPSAAQKVKQAGKDFTYLIVVLIGLGVTGGLLYVVFQELFSSSSPSKIYGKAFEKCRSHPEVIGAFGEPIKGFGETSRRGRRQQVSHVEYMKNGSKYMRLKFYIEGSEPGLRGTVHSESKENPETGKYEFRYIFVDIDTYPKRTVVIEDNRSNEF; encoded by the exons ATGATGTATTATTTCTTTAGAAACGGAAGGACGATGAACCGTGTGCAGCACATATTAaagcgtgtgtgtgtcagactgcCACAACAGATACCAGCTTTGCAGACACAAACGAATCTATGTGCTGGGTCAATCTGGACACTTTATCACACTCGCTCGGTTTATACTGGAGTTCGTTTCTGTAGTAAGAGCGATAGACAGAAGGACACTGACCATGTGTCAGTTTCCAGAAGTGCATACACACCTCCAAGCCCGTCTGCAGCACAGAAAG TCAAACAAGCTGGCAAAGATTTCACTTATTTGATTGTGGTGCTCATTGGACTCGGTGTAACAG GTGGACTGCTGTATGTCGTTTTTCAAGAGCTGTTTTCCTCTTCAAGTCCAAGCAAAATTTATGGAAAAGCTTTTGAGAAGTGCAGATCTCACCCAGAG GTAATCGGAGCTTTTGGAGAGCCCATCAAAGGCTTTGGGGAGACCAGTCGGCGTGGCAGAAGGCAACAAGTCAG ccaTGTAGAGTACATGAAGAATGGAAGCAAGTACATGCGGCTGAAATTTTACATTGAAGGATCTGAACCAGGATTACGGGGGACTGTTCATTCAGAATCTAAGGAG AATCCTGAGACTGGAAAGTATGAATTCCGGTATATCTTTGTGGACATTGACACGTATCCCAAGAGGACAGTCGTCATTGAAGACAACAGATCAAATGAGTTTTAA